The genomic stretch TCTGGACATACGCTGCGGGTCGGTTTCTGGGAGGCACACCTGATGCCAGCGGTTGACCGGCCACTTCACCGCAGATCCGTGATGCCGCTGAGTCTGGTGCGTGGCATGAGAATCGCTATGCGTCCATCACCAGATCATCCATGTTGCGTTCTCGCCCCGTGCTGCACCGCAACCGCCTCCAGCGGCGCGACGAACGGACTGATCCTCGCATCATGGTTCAGCGCGTGGCATGAATGTTTATGCACATCAGCTCATACGAGGAAGGGTGGCCGACGTGCCGGAGGTATCGAATGCAAGCTCCTGAGTCGCAGATCCCTGATCGCCTCGACACACAGGCGCAGCTGCACCATTTTCTTACCTGGCTCATCGGGACGCTTGCCGGTTTTATCATCCTGGACATCGGCGCCATCGTGTTGTTCGGCGACGGATGGACGGCGCTGACGATGGCAGCTACGGCCCTCTTCATCGGAATCCTGTTCGTCGCGCGGCGCTGGATGAGCCAAGACCGACTAAAACCAGCCGTGTTGCTGATCGCGATCAGCGCCTGGATCATGGACATCGCCGGCATTCTGATCCAGCCCGCGTTTCTCTCCACGCTCGCCATCGCCCCGCTGCTCGTCATCGCCCTGGTCTTACCGTATGTCCACGGCACTACCCTCCGCTACCTGATGGTAGCCTGCTGGAGCGTGACCATCCTGATTGCGGCGCTGGGCGAAGTGATCGAGCGGCCAAGCCCGCTCCCGCTCTGGCTCTTGACCGTTCTGCGCCTCAGCTCGCTGGGTGCCGCCCTTGCGCTGATCCTGCTGCTCCTCTGGCAGTTTCGCACCAATCTGCTCGTGCTCGTGAGTCGCATGCATGATGCGTACACGGCGTTACAGGATCGCGAAACGCAGCTTCGGACGATCGTCACCAATGTGCCGGTCATTCTCTTCACCGTGGATGCGCAGGGTGCCTTTACCCTGGTGGAAGGCAAGTCACTCACCGCGCGCGGCTTCGACACAGAGTCGCTGGTTGGTCAGTCGATCGTGGATCGATATGCCGACGCATTTCCTGAAACGCTGGCGCTCTTCCGCCAGGCGCTCGCGGGAGAAACGGTGCAGTGGAGCGGGAAGCGGGACGATCGGCACTACGAGGTGTACCTGACGCCGCTGCCCGCAGCGCCTGGGCAGGGTCACGGGGTCATTGGGATAGCACTTGATAGTACCGAGCGAGTACGCGCGGAGCTGGCCCGCCAGGCGGCTGAGGCGCAGCTCCACACGGTGATCAACCATCTCCCCATCGTCTTCTACGCCGTGAATCGGCACGGCATCATTACCCTCGCCGAAGGCAAAGGACTGTATGCGTTCGGGTTGCAGCCTGGGCAGGTTGTGGGAAAGTCCGCGCTCGATCTGTTTCCCGACTCGTCGATGATCCAGGACGTTGCCCGCCGGGGGCTGGCTGGGGAGGCGTTCCAGACGGAGATCGAGGTAGCCAACCATGTGTTTGCCCTATGGATTACGCCGCAACATGATGAGTCGGCTGCGTTCGTCGGGTATCTCGGAATCG from Herpetosiphonaceae bacterium encodes the following:
- a CDS encoding ATP-binding protein, whose translation is MQAPESQIPDRLDTQAQLHHFLTWLIGTLAGFIILDIGAIVLFGDGWTALTMAATALFIGILFVARRWMSQDRLKPAVLLIAISAWIMDIAGILIQPAFLSTLAIAPLLVIALVLPYVHGTTLRYLMVACWSVTILIAALGEVIERPSPLPLWLLTVLRLSSLGAALALILLLLWQFRTNLLVLVSRMHDAYTALQDRETQLRTIVTNVPVILFTVDAQGAFTLVEGKSLTARGFDTESLVGQSIVDRYADAFPETLALFRQALAGETVQWSGKRDDRHYEVYLTPLPAAPGQGHGVIGIALDSTERVRAELARQAAEAQLHTVINHLPIVFYAVNRHGIITLAEGKGLYAFGLQPGQVVGKSALDLFPDSSMIQDVARRGLAGEAFQTEIEVANHVFALWITPQHDESAAFVGYLGIATDITEQKRLTAQMLHVQKLETVGRLAGGIAHDFNNLLSVMSGCAALAQMTLPPDHPAVADLEEIQRAVERGANLTGRLLTFARKQVTLPGMIDLNSQIVGVSQLLRRLVGKEIDVVTELASEVRPVIADSSQMDQVLMNLAVNARDAMPEGGTLTITTSNVTVEAGDALHSLVPPGAYVRVAVQDTGYGIPSDVVEHVFEPFFTTKPPGQGTGLGLATCYGIIKQHHGHIGLTSRLGYGTTVTVYLPVARDHHPAQAHAPTTTGLPCGTETVLLAEDDAAVRELIAKVLTAQGYTVLTAVDGEEGLGIAATYPATIHLAITDMEMPKLSGAALVKHLMEMRPTSKIIVMSGDTVTVIDEIGLVDQVAAFLQKPVTPEQLTHTVRAVLDGNLASAAWRVGNQDSDSAKRSAP